Proteins from one Lacrimispora sphenoides genomic window:
- a CDS encoding SPL family radical SAM protein produces MFPDKIYYEPESLDYELGRFLKEKYSTIPWIPIKSHNKIDELRTRPNSDFPAMKQHLIIGVRKTHNYVPNHKVSDFLVPYTSSGCTAMCHYCYLVCNYNKCAYLRLFVNREQLLKKIMDHGSRSEKNYTYEIGSNSDLVLENTITGNLAWTIENFSKSNYGFLTFPTKFNKVEPLLGLSHGGRVIMRMSVNPQPIITRFEPGTSGLDARITALNSMCDAGYRVGLLIAPIIMTDDWKYLYSQLIDTLSDRLSKKVREQAAIEVIFMTYSYVQNAINTEAFPQAERLYDKELMTGRGKGKYCYRDDLRSDGEQFLRQQIEEKLKGMTILYVV; encoded by the coding sequence ATGTTCCCAGATAAAATTTATTACGAACCAGAATCCCTAGACTATGAGCTTGGCCGGTTTCTAAAGGAAAAATACAGCACGATTCCATGGATTCCTATTAAAAGCCACAATAAAATAGATGAGCTGAGGACCCGTCCAAACAGTGATTTTCCGGCCATGAAACAACATCTCATCATAGGGGTCCGCAAAACCCACAACTACGTTCCCAATCACAAGGTATCGGATTTTCTTGTTCCTTATACCTCTTCCGGCTGCACCGCCATGTGCCACTACTGCTATCTGGTATGCAACTACAACAAATGCGCCTATTTGCGTTTGTTTGTAAACCGGGAGCAGTTGCTGAAAAAAATAATGGACCACGGATCCCGCTCTGAAAAAAACTATACCTATGAAATCGGAAGCAACAGTGATCTTGTTCTTGAAAATACCATAACCGGAAATCTGGCCTGGACAATCGAAAATTTCAGCAAGAGCAACTATGGATTTCTCACCTTCCCAACGAAATTCAATAAGGTAGAACCCCTTCTTGGCCTCAGCCACGGCGGCCGTGTCATCATGCGGATGAGTGTCAACCCCCAGCCTATCATCACCCGGTTTGAACCGGGCACCTCCGGCTTAGACGCCAGAATTACCGCCTTAAACAGCATGTGTGACGCCGGATACCGGGTGGGACTTTTGATTGCTCCCATCATTATGACCGATGACTGGAAATACCTGTATTCTCAACTGATTGATACGCTCTCAGACCGGCTTTCCAAAAAAGTAAGGGAACAGGCAGCCATTGAAGTCATTTTCATGACCTACAGCTATGTTCAGAACGCAATCAACACAGAGGCATTTCCTCAGGCAGAACGTCTTTATGACAAGGAACTCATGACCGGGCGGGGAAAGGGAAAATACTGCTACCGTGATGATTTAAGAAGCGACGGGGAACAGTTTTTAAGACAGCAAATAGAAGAAAAGCTAAAAGGAATGACAATCTTATATGTAGTTTAG